Within the Vigna angularis cultivar LongXiaoDou No.4 chromosome 10, ASM1680809v1, whole genome shotgun sequence genome, the region tatctatcCGTATTTACTGCTCGAGGtattatatttacttttccTAATACGTTAAGTCATTTTCACGAAGCATTCAaagtagtttttcttttcatgagTATTATTCAATgacattcttcttcttcaaaagatttcctttttcttatttatttttttaaagcttattttcttttaaagctTAGAGGTATGTatttacttttcttcttcttcatttataCTGTTTTTTCCTTTTCGAATTATAATcgtaattatttattatttttcaaaacctGATTTGAAGTGgtaaacattaaattttgaaatttagggtatacaaatttcgaaatttggTGTATAAGAATCTCGAATTTCAAATATAGTTAAGGAGTATCCGGATTTTTGAAATTCGATTTATGAAtatatcagattttgaaattcgattctacaatttcttgaattttgaaatctagtttAGGAGTactttagatttcaaaatttggtttaatcttctaaattttgaaatctgattttttcatctttcaaattttgaaattaggtTAAGAAATCTTCTATATTTCAAAAACAcattattcacttttttttttttattttattttttgttttatgaatttgtTGTTAATCTCCATTTTAGCTATTCAAAAGTGAGGTCCTGTATGCTCATGTTATGTTGTAGGTGGTTAAAGTGTTGGTGTATAAGATGAAATATTATCCTTTAAGTTTTatgaaatacaaataaaatatagtttcatcttagatttatcttttttttaaatgaaatgtgCGAGGAGAATTATACTGATAATTTCACAATTGATGAAAATTTCCCTACACGTGATGAGTTCAGTgggtttgaaaaatttatttgtatattagcTTTGTTGTTAATTATGATTGTAAGATATGATTATGAGATCTGATTATAATATGTCACCACCTTCAATGTCATGATTCCCATCGTTCGTGCCAGCAAAGCTGATGATATCATCTGTGGTGATTTCAACCATGGGTGTTGTATCGATAACGACCTTGACCTGGAGAGGACGAACGACGATAACAGACATGGGTGCTTCGCTTGGATGACTCGTGCATGGTgtaaaatgagaagaaaaaaccCTAAACAGAAGGCATTAAGAACTTTgttaatatgtttataaataaaaacaataaaaaattattttatatactgGTTATaactaaaatcaatataattttgttgtaaaaatgtcaccacatttattttattataagtagAACTGATATAAAACTTTATCTCTTTTACAAAAATGTAACAATATCCACTTCTATTATAGTTTCAACCagtacaaatttttttataatatttacatttatatcGCATCACTTTATATACAGaatgaattataattataaaaagttatttttcacTAATATTAACTTTCCATacactaaaattataatataaacaataatcggataaattatatgaaaatatttctacaaatcaattaatatataagttaatttcaatttatgaaAACACGATTTATCTTCAAAAAGATCTTATGTCTGCATATTCTTATTACATATCCAATTAGATCAATACATGacttcaataatattaattgtttgttttaagCATCCTTATGAAAGTTTAAGCACAAAGCAagctatttaatttaaaaaaattaaagagaatTTGAGTAGAACTTTCCATACATTTAAATTACGTAAATTATGTAAAGTGCAGGGGGAGTGAAGTGCAATGTCAGATTCTCGTGTCTCGTGCCAATTCCAAAGAAAGGTATATATGCATAGACCACTTTGCTTTGTTCATTCTGTGATGTGTGTAGTTTTAACTAGCAAGTTGAAAAAAGACAACAGAAAATAGAGATAGCAAaggtgagaaaataaaaataaaaactaacgATACTTAAACATAAAGACACGAACGCTGGAATACAGCATGCATGCATGCGTGGAGGAAAACAGTTAAAAGTGGTCAATTCTTGCACATGACGAACCAACTATTTCGGCTTCTGATTCGTTACCTCCATCTCTAACACTGCCATTTGTCCTTCCTTCACGTAACAAAAATGTTGCACTAAACCATGCCACAAGCTATTCTATTCTTATCTTACCTAGTAAGTCACACTTCTCACACAAAAAGTTGTCACAATTTTCAGTCACATGTCGTCTTTTCTTATCCCTTCGCTAAAAAACCAGAAAAGAGACTAACTCTACCATGCTCAACTCAACCAACCGCGtcttatttcttcttttcttcttgttcCTCGTACTTCAAACAACATCGTTAGCCTCAGGGTCCCCCGTTCATGAAAGGACCTTCCATAGACCCGATCCCTTACAACATTTCAAAGACTACAATGGAGGTTTCGACCTTCGAAACAACCATTACGTGGCTGTGAGTAGTTGTTGATCACTTCAAActtctcttttctatttcttaAACGTGCCATATGTTTAACTTAATCTAGatttagaaaacaaataacGTGTGTGTGGTCATCATATTTATGTTTACTACACTTGCTTTCTGATCCTTTTCAGTCTGCGGCATTTACAGGAGTCCATGGATACGCATTCGCCTGCGTTTGGTTGCTATGTGGGTTGGTTTTGGCCATTTTCCTTATACTGAAGTGTCTATGCGGTGGCTCTGCTACATTAACTAGTTTGGACCATTACCATCTCCACattttctttctacttctcttcttcACATCTCTCGCCATGTAAGTCTCCCTTTCTTAACTCGCCATTATTTCATTATCCAAAATTACAATAGTTTCAACACCACCACATTCTTTATTGTAAACTGAAAATTCGTGATGAAAATCCGTTGAGACTATACAAACACGTAACATTCTTATACAAAATTCCAATTGAGGCGATTTTGGGGTGGTGTGACAGAATTGCTTCAAGTTTTGTCATGGCAACGAGTCAGAAGACCCTAAAGAGGACAGAAAAACTGAAAGAATCCGTGGTAGGTATAGGAGAAGATGCTCTTGGGACCCTAGGCAGAGTAATAAGAACAACGAACCAAATGCAGCTTCTTTTGCTTCCGTACAATCCGCAAATGTGTGAGAGTTTGAATTCCACCACTCAAGACCTCAGAACTAACTCGCGTGTGATACGCCGTTTTATTGACAGAAGTGAACAATCATTCGACCGGGCCACTCATACATCGTATATATGTTTTCCCTTACagcatctcttattttattcatGCTGATTGTGTTAATTTGCTCCTAATTCAAACTTTTTTGTATTTCCTATATATAATCTTAAATGTGACATAGATATGTAGCACATTTCGTTGTTCTAACCGTCAACTTGGTGACACTGGTTGCAGCAATAGGTACCAATCATTAAACAATTGGTTATGATGCTAATTTCGTTACAGTATTGGTTGAGATCGATTAATTTTTTGCTCAATTTGCTGTTTTTGACTCAGTTCTAATGCTGCTGTATTGGCGTCCTGggtttataatgtaagatacaGTATCATTTTCCACGTAATTTCTTAACTAACACTTAATAAACAGTAACGcgtatgaattttattttctgcattatttTCAGCATAATTTTTTGCTTTTGGATCATAACAAGCCTGTGCTGGTTCTTGACTGGCTTTGATTTCTTCCTTCACACGTAAGTACCTTAACCTCTCATGATCATGCTTCTGATTCGGCTAAAAGAATCCTCTTTTCAAGTCTCACGACGCTGTGTGAATATGCATGCAGCTTTGCAGAAGATGCATGCACTGCTTTTGAAGACTTCGAAAAAGACCCACAAAACAGTAGCCTGGGGTCAATGTTGCCATGCATGAATGAATCTTTCTCTGGGAAATTGATAGTTCAAATTGGCTACACCATCCACAGATTTGTAGTTGAGGTAGAAAACTTGGTTTCTTCTTTCAGAATTAGATGGGAAATAATTAATTCCTTCCACTTCTAACGTGCCGTTACGTCCTAATATACATTATGTTTTGTGTAACAGTTGAATTCTAATATGTCGGTGATTTATCGGGTCTTAGGAGTAAGTGCAGAAAATGAAGAACTATTGGGAGTCATAAAAATTTGTGACCCTTTCCCTGGACCCTCAAACCTTAACTACATTCCACAAAGCTGCCCTAATAATGTCATTAGGATTGGTGATTTATCAAAAGTAAGTCTTCACTAAACTAGTTACTCTTGTTACTTTTGCAACACCACACTCATAGTTCATAAAAGGCGTTTTGGTGTAGATTCTTGCAAAATTCACCTGTCACGAAGAGGGCACAGGAGAAGAATGCAAAAAAGAGGGAAGATTTCTTCCTGAAGCCTCATACAACATGGCTCATGCCTACAGCAGATCCATCCAGGATTTGCTGGATATCTATCCAGAATTGCAAAGACTGTCAAAATGCACAGTTGTGAAGAACAAAGTTGCTGAAATTGTCTCAAATCAATGCAAGCCAATGAGAGTTTCAACTAAATTGTTATGGTCATCTATGTTGTCTCTCTCCATTATTATGGTAGTCTTGGTATTCACCTGGGTGGCAAAGGCTCTTCAATGGGAAAGACCACTTTCTATATATTCTAGGACCCCAGAATCAATATAggaagttttattaattttcaaacttaaaaaagGTAGAATGTCAAACATAGGTGCAACTTTTTtgctttcctttttttctttttctttatagttTCATAACTATCAAACAAAATAACACTAAGACCAAAGTCGGAATGTACATAAGTGTTATATTTCAGTGTAACGACATACAGTAGGTTTTTTAATCTTGTTTTGAAAAAGTCTATCCTATATTTGAATGAcattaaagtatatattttagaaCCCCGGATATTATGTGTGACTAAGTATATATAAAATGGAGCAATCAcaaattattacataaattattataaaaaaatgttaaaaaaatttgttaaaaaaacattttcctttattttatcctgattttaatataattgattttaaactAAAGTTGTTAtcttttttaatgattttagttAATTACTTTTGAAtcaaagtttttattttctttgacgATTTTAGTGCAATTCATTTTGGTACACTGAAATTACTAAAGAAGATGATAACTCCAATTCAAAACTAATTacattaaaatcattaaaaataataacaactttaatttgaaattaattatattaaagttattaaaaataataacaattttactttaaaattaattatattaaagtcATTACAGAGAATGATGAATTTTGTTCATAATCAAAGTTCATGAATATAATAACtgctttaaaataaaatcatgctTACACACAACTTAACTATGTAAATaacctttttatatatataaaaaaaactcaaattgctaattttgaaaaacaaattgactcCAGTTTTATAAGTATATTCTATTGACTCCACTTATATGAAGTTAACCATATAAATTGTCCTTATGTTACAAACTAAGTTGTTTTaagaaagtataaaaaaaatgtatacattaCTAGTTGTATTTTAATAGCATGAAAAGTATTATCAATGCATTTGTTTTCCAATTTATTCACtaaaatctattaaaaacataaaatcaagTAAAAAAATTACAGCACTCTACAAATGATATATGATAACtccttaaaattattatttaagggTGAGATGTAGAGatagtttatatatatgattttttattcaaGTTATAAATTCGTAAAGTATTTAATATATCTTTTCTATAAACGCTAATTTAAGGAAAGatatgaaaaacaatttgtagCTGACTTCTTTGTAAGTCAAAATgatcttatatataaattagaaatattattttaaaatactatttataaagtttgtaaaaaataataatttatgcacagattaaaaataaaagttgagaGAAAGCGTGTGAGAaagttatttcaaattaatttactaaaaagatgattattatttttctatgttttgCTTTTCTtgtcatttttataaaagatagaaatactcGATAAAGATATACCAACCTTTACTTGTGAAACTTTGattaataagtaaattttagatttaaatattataaatataaaatattagtatgcaatttttttcttcttttaagtGAATCCATTTAAGTAATATATTGCTTGAGTATTAAGTTCCactatcaaaataatattataatttttgtatataaaatatttttaaatgataattagTTATCATGtcaaaatttacataatttaacaatgttgatttattaaatattgttattaaattgataaaaaaaacctCAAGATTTATTAACATTGCGCCAGGTATCTGTTTCAATTTCTCCAGAGACAAAATATTCGCGGCTTCAATTTTGttgaactttatttaatttttgtaacaaatattttattaaaccaAGAGTGTTTGAGTCAAACATAATTAAGACAAAAATATCATAGTTAGTAGGCATTACAATTTAGATAATTGTCAACAACTTTTATTATCATGATGAGAACGAGGTTCTTTCTATTAACGATATATATTATTCCATAATTTTTAATACActcctttttaatatttataataattcttCATTTATTTTCGTAACCGCCACAGGCTAACAGGACCATTATGATGGTTAGAAAAGACCAGCTAAGTCAAGTGATTAAACAAGTGCACATGAAATATGCGTTTTCAACCAATACCAAAAAGTCATCATGAGACAATACTGCATTTATTTATTTCGAGAATGAGTAATATTAGCAACAGTACACGTACTGTGATTTTATGTTAACGAATTACCAACAATCCCTTAACGAACATGTTATGTTACAATACTCTTGcttgtatataaataaattcacaCAAATATAGTGATCGTTATCATTTCTCAAAATAGAAAATCCTTAGATTCAACAGTTTCACTTTGGTGTATTTTgctaattctttaaattttgctCTAACTTCACTTAAATCTAAATCTAGGAAAGCCCATCtcagattaataaaaaaattgttttttcataatttttgtaaCTACTAAATCATTGGTTACCAGCACTGTTAGTGCTAGTATCACATAGCAACGTTTCAACGTAACAAAATTTTCACcccaaatttcaatttattgaACATCTCTTGTGGTGTTCAAGCATGAAATGAATGGAGTTAGATTACCAATCATTATCACGTTTTGCTCTAAGGTTATTAAATAAAGTGAATTCAAACGATAAGGTGTCACTATGGAACAATAAAAATAGAGTCTTGCTGTGAAGAATTGAACATAAATGGCATAAAATGGTTCCATATTTGATACAAGTAATAATAAGGAAAGAGAGGAAATTAGTTAAAGGATGAAGTGCAAGATGAGACATTTATGGTAAAAGAGAAGTTCTAGAATAGAACTGTTGCTGGGGTCGGTACCAAAAGACACAGggaagcacaactttggttgCAAATCAATGTCATAACCTCAAACTCAGATCCAAACTGCATAGGAACTTAACTACCCTTACCCAACatcatctcattttttttcttcctgctTTCTCTCTCTTACCTCGTATTTGGACTAAGCTCAGTTCGGTGGTTGCGTCATGCCACTGTGTCTGTGACCCTCAAAAGCCACCAACGAAACCGCATGACGGGGTGTTTTGCTTGTTCCACAGTTCGGGTGGTACCAGGTCAGAGACCTTCTTCTCACACTTTGCCTTTGTTCCCTGGTTTCTGATTATTCTGTTGCTTTTATTGTGTAACTATTAGGTTTTTCTTCTTAATGGATCTGACACATGAGGATGTAACTCTGTTGATTAGAATGATTAATTGGTGGCAGTTGTTATAGTATTTAGATACAGAGTAGGGTAAAAATAGTGGTTTGAACTTCAATTAACTTCTAACAAACCTGGAAGAGAGGGTAATTTATTGTTTCCAATCAAAAGCGTTGAAACTTGTTGCAGTTTACTTTTTGTATTGCAGTATGTGTAAAAGTTCATGAAATTGGAAAGGGATAAAATGGTGCCCAACTGAACATCGAGAACTGGATTGTCTTCCAAAGAGGATACCAGCAGAAAAAAAAGGGATAAAGTGATAAACCTAGTTGGGAGATATACGGTGTCGTTATTTGCAGTTTCATTTTGCACCTATTTTGATTTATGAAATTCCTAGTGTGTAGGGGggataaattgattttgaactGATTTTGGTTTATGAAATTGTTATCGTATAGGGaagttatgtttttaacttCTATCTGGTCGTGTTATCTATCAGGTTTCCACAGGTTGCATTTGATTAGCTGCCgctttattttgaatataaaaaggaagagaaaatgagGACGAGGAACAAATACAGGAAACCTACGATACTAGGTTGCAATGCAGGGAGCAGATATTCAACGTCTGTTGTGGTATTGAGCTTGTTAGGATGCTTGATTTTGCTTCATTTATATACCTATATCCATCACACAGATAGAACTGGTGGACAGTCTCAACTGC harbors:
- the LOC108334771 gene encoding uncharacterized protein LOC108334771; the protein is MLNSTNRVLFLLFFLFLVLQTTSLASGSPVHERTFHRPDPLQHFKDYNGGFDLRNNHYVASAAFTGVHGYAFACVWLLCGLVLAIFLILKCLCGGSATLTSLDHYHLHIFFLLLFFTSLAIIASSFVMATSQKTLKRTEKLKESVVGIGEDALGTLGRVIRTTNQMQLLLLPYNPQMCESLNSTTQDLRTNSRVIRRFIDRSEQSFDRATHTSYVAHFVVLTVNLVTLVAAIVLMLLYWRPGFIIIIFCFWIITSLCWFLTGFDFFLHTFAEDACTAFEDFEKDPQNSSLGSMLPCMNESFSGKLIVQIGYTIHRFVVELNSNMSVIYRVLGVSAENEELLGVIKICDPFPGPSNLNYIPQSCPNNVIRIGDLSKILAKFTCHEEGTGEECKKEGRFLPEASYNMAHAYSRSIQDLLDIYPELQRLSKCTVVKNKVAEIVSNQCKPMRVSTKLLWSSMLSLSIIMVVLVFTWVAKALQWERPLSIYSRTPESI